From a single Pseudobutyrivibrio xylanivorans genomic region:
- a CDS encoding IS110 family transposase: protein MISVGIDVSKEKSTVCILKPYGEIVASPFEVMHTESELKNLIQMIQRLDGEIRIVMEATGIYHLPMLSALQDQNFFVTVINPFEMKEYASRGLRRVKTDKQDSITIANYGIDNWYRLENHQGSDDVYSELKLLGRQYCHYMELHVKALLELTHMLDYTMPGVKKEFHSWNESSGKDKLSDFVERYWHFDNITAMTKEDFIEDYISWAAEKKYHQNRSKAATLYDLASDGIPTLPANTPSTKMLVLEAVRVLREIDSTLLKIITRMKELAKTLPEYETVRAMGGVGDVLAPKLIAEIGDIRRFHSGKALIAFAGIDAPPYESGQFVGTNRKISKRGSKLLRKIGYETMRVLKTHKAPEDDAVYRFILKKEAEGKSKRQAKIAGLNKFLRIYYARVSEVYKA from the coding sequence ATGATCAGCGTAGGTATTGATGTTTCAAAGGAGAAAAGTACAGTGTGTATACTGAAACCTTATGGAGAGATTGTCGCAAGCCCATTTGAGGTAATGCACACAGAGAGTGAGTTGAAGAATCTGATTCAAATGATTCAGCGGCTGGATGGAGAAATTCGTATAGTTATGGAGGCAACCGGCATATATCATTTGCCAATGTTGTCAGCGCTTCAAGACCAGAACTTTTTTGTGACTGTGATCAATCCTTTTGAAATGAAGGAGTATGCATCCAGAGGGCTTAGAAGAGTAAAGACCGATAAGCAGGATTCAATCACTATCGCGAACTATGGAATTGATAACTGGTATCGCTTGGAAAACCATCAAGGAAGTGATGATGTGTACTCAGAACTAAAGCTTTTGGGAAGGCAGTATTGCCATTACATGGAGCTTCACGTAAAGGCACTGCTTGAATTAACGCATATGCTGGATTATACAATGCCAGGAGTAAAGAAGGAGTTTCACAGTTGGAATGAGAGCAGCGGGAAGGACAAACTAAGTGATTTCGTAGAGAGGTACTGGCATTTCGATAATATAACGGCGATGACCAAAGAAGATTTTATTGAGGATTATATTTCCTGGGCTGCCGAAAAGAAATACCACCAGAACCGATCAAAAGCAGCTACGCTTTATGATCTTGCATCTGATGGTATCCCGACATTGCCTGCCAATACCCCATCGACCAAAATGCTGGTATTGGAAGCAGTAAGGGTACTTCGAGAAATCGACAGTACCTTACTGAAGATAATAACACGAATGAAAGAACTGGCAAAGACACTTCCTGAATATGAAACTGTACGAGCGATGGGAGGTGTTGGGGATGTCTTGGCACCTAAACTGATTGCGGAGATAGGCGATATAAGAAGATTTCATAGTGGTAAGGCGCTTATTGCATTTGCAGGTATAGATGCACCGCCATATGAGTCCGGCCAATTTGTGGGAACTAATCGAAAGATTAGCAAACGTGGTTCAAAGCTACTGCGCAAGATTGGTTATGAGACAATGAGAGTTTTAAAAACGCACAAAGCTCCAGAGGATGATGCGGTATACCGGTTTATTCTAAAGAAAGAGGCCGAAGGGAAATCTAAACGTCAGGCTAAGATAGCAGGACTAAATAAGT